The following coding sequences lie in one Numida meleagris isolate 19003 breed g44 Domestic line chromosome Z, NumMel1.0, whole genome shotgun sequence genomic window:
- the ONECUT2 gene encoding one cut domain family member 2, with translation MPCGGPGKGKINAAQSGSLLYRLAVPPCPVHLSRRAREKGFASETPVPSRCAAPGLRASSTPERAFTGLPAPGLPKRLRAVRTAPHRTAWQGPRGPELQSCPCGGARSPEPRAPSPGGAGGVRRRNPAPLQRLGGTFKDRTESPPPTSPLATRARPPRFPASHWSIHPSVAHAPPSGRGHAERPRALDSSPRDRPPAAAPAQQLEEINTKEVAQRITAELKRYSIPQAIFAQRVLCRSQGTLSDLLRNPKPWSKLKSGRETFRRMWKWLQEPEFQRMSALRLAACKRKEQEPNKERNNSQKKSRLVFTDLQRRTLFAIFKENKRPSKEMQITISQQLGLELTTVSNFFMNARRRSLEKWQDDLSTGGSSSAPSTCTKA, from the exons ATGCCCTGCGGTGGTCCAGGCAAGGGCAAAATTAATGCGGCCCAGAGCGGCTCGCTGCTGTACCGCCTGGCTGTGCCTCCCTGCCCCGTGCACCTCTCGAGAAGAGCCCGGGAAAAGGGCTTTGCCTCGGAAACCCCCGTGCCGTCTCGGTGCGCAGCGCCCGGGCTCCGGGCAAGCAGCACGCCTGAGAGGGCTTTCACTGGGCTGCCGGCACCGGGGCTGCCAAAGCGGCTCCGCGCTGTCCGCACTGCTCCGCACCGCACCGCCTGGCAGGGGCCAAGAGGACCGGAGCTCCAGAGCTGTCCGTGCGGCGGAGCACGGAGCCCCGAGCCCCGAGCCCCGAGCCCCGGCGGCGCAGGCGGGGTCCGCCGGCGGAACCCTGCTCCGCTACAAAGGCTCGGCGGCACCTTTAAGGACCGCACCGAGTCCCCGCCTCCCACTTCGCCATTGGCCACTCGCGCCCGCCCTCCTCGCTTTCCCGCCTCCCATTGGTCGATCCACCCGTCAGTCGCGCACGCCCCGCCCAGCGGGCGCGGCCATGCCGAGCGGCCGCGCGCTCTGGACAGCTCCC CCCGCgaccgcccgcccgccgccgcccccgcgcagcagctggaggagatcAACACTAAGGAGGTGGCCCAGAGGATCACGGCGGAGCTGAAGCGCTACAGCATCCCCCAGGCCATCTTCGCCCAGCGGGTGCTGTGCCGCTCTCAGGGCACCCTCTCGGACTTGCTACGGAACCCTAAGCCTTGGAGTAAACTGAAATCCGGCAGGGAGACCTTCCGGAGGATGTGGAAGTGGCTGCAGGAGCCGGAGTTCCAGAGGATGTCAGCCTTAAGGCTCGCAG CGTGCAAACGTAAAGAGCAGGAACCaaacaaagaaaggaacaaCTCCCAGAAGAAATCCCGCCTGGTTTTCACTGACCTCCAGCGCCGAACGCTTTTCGCCATCTTCAAGGAGAACAAGCGCCCGTCCAAAGAAATGCAGATCACcatctcccagcagctgggccTGGAGCTCACCACTGTCAGCAACTTCTTCATGAACGCCCGGCGGcgcagcctggagaagtggcAGGACGACCTGAGCACCGGGGGCTCCTCCTCGGCCCCCAGCACCTGTACCAAAGCGTAA